Part of the Lolium rigidum isolate FL_2022 chromosome 6, APGP_CSIRO_Lrig_0.1, whole genome shotgun sequence genome, TTCAGTGCTAGCCTGCTAGGGGGTTGCAGTTTCAGTTCTGTAGTTCGACACCTTTTCTAGTTCGCCTCGTGGTCGTTTTTCTTCTCTGTAAAATCTGTAATCTGTAATTTCGCCGTTTTCTGTTGGCctttctctctctatatatatagtaTACTAGTAAGTGTGCATGTGCAACGCACATCTCTACCAAGACATAAAAAAATGCAACTAATAAGAAAAATCAACGAACACCCCACATATATCTAGGATGCAATAAGAACTTTCAACAAAGGTACATTCTTTTTTAATTGTGTTTCAACCAACATCCACATCTAATATGAATATATTTTTATTATAAGGAAAAATTCAGAACATGCTTTTGCAAACAACCAAATTGTTCAAGGATCATTCCACAAATGTTCTCTGATTGTACAAATTGTTTCTTTCAAGGGATGGTCAAATCATGACATATTTGAATACTACAATCTTTAATCCCCCACCTTCTGTCAAACAACCACGTTACCGAACAAAGAACGTGCTAACAGATCGCTATGAACTCTAGCAACCCGTGGGGCAATAAACTATAAGATAAGTTCATGATCAAACAATATCCATTCTTCATTTCCTGGGCACTATTTTTTGAAGTGAATTTGGCACTGCTGTAAGGAAATACACTTACAAATGGCAAAGAAAAATATATGCTATGGGTAAGCAGTAACAAAATTTTCTGCAATAATAAGAATTCGCTATTAAAACAACTAGATAATACCTCGCGCCTTGCTGCAGGAATTATGGTAATAAATTTTTTGATAGTAAAAACATATGAAATTCACCTTAGGGTAAAATGAGTATCATAATTGGGTGTACATCTTTCACAAATAATGGCTACATAGAAAGCCTATTCATAAGGTGAGACAAACAGAACTCTCAAAATCTACTTACCATGACAGATATAAAATAATAATGAGACGTCTGCGGTAGAAAACTTGAGCATCTCATTTTTGTTGATAATTTGAAGTTCCACTTGATTTAATTACACCATGCACTATATGCTATATAGCAGGTTCCATACAGGTGAACAACCGTAATCTTGAACTGATCATTAAATAGGAAAGGAGTTTTCATATTTTATCCAGTATAGATTCTATAAAACTGGTCCATTCTCTGGAGAAAAAGCATGCTTACCTTACAAAGGGGCTTGTCAAATAACTTCAGAAAATATTAGTGTACATAAGCTTCAGCAGGTAAGTATAATTTGAAGATAGGGTCTTATGTAGAAAGAGATGAATTGTGAGGACCGACAGAATTTCAAGCACCAGTAGTTGCTAGCAAGTGAATCCTTCTGCACTCTAACCAGCCAACAAAACCCAAATAAGCCAAACATGTGTCAGTTTCCGCAAGCTTGAAACCACCGAAGAAGCAAATCAAATCTGCAAAAGTCTCTTCTCCAGATCACTCCCTATAACTTGCCAAAGTGCAACCTTGTGGCAGTCCTGCGCAGAGACGAATCAAGATTAGAAAGTCAAATTAATACTTTAAGGCCAGATCAGTTTTGCTCCCCCTGCATACTTCTTGGGGCCTCAATGGGTAAAGTAGAGAGCTCATGAATTCCGGCGTGGGTGTTGGATTAGTTAGTCGCAAGTCGACTTCTTACGCCGCTGGGGTGGATCTCCGCCATGACACCACAGTGGAGATGACAAAGTCATGTTGCCATACGGAGACACCATGTAAGAGTAGGCATAACAACGACGCATACCAAGCTGATCACGCAAAGAACTGAGGACAGGAAGATCTGTGGATGGAGGAGGCTAAATGAGGAAATAATGGTGGATGCGTGGCGTGGTGGTGGAAATATAGGCAAACCATTAAGCGGCGACAACCATTATTCGCCTGCCATAATCATTCTCGGCCATTTAGGCGACGGCTGCTAGCTTGCCCCTCTAATCATGCTCAAACGTTTACTTTCCGTGGAATTGAGGAAAGGCAGCGCTCGCCTTGCTAATCAATGCTCGGTGGCTTGGATCTTGGATCGTTCCGTCTTGTTTCCATGCAACTGTGGCAAGGAAAGGCTGCTGGGAGGCGAGGCGAGGACACACACGACGCGCGACCGCGTGGGCAAAAAAAAGCGACGACGTGACTGCACAACAAGCCAGGAAAATCTTGTATTGGGGGAATCCCATCTAGAgataaaagaaaaaaatgaattgTGGAAGATGATTCGGCACAACAAAATGCAGTTTATAGCGTACCAAAACAATAATCCAAATGATGGTTGCACTGGTTTTAATGAATGTCCATATAACCTTCGCATAGACCATATGTCAAGGTCATCTACCTCAACAGAAAGAATTATATACTGCCctgtaaaaaataaaatatgTAAGTGGCAATTTTTCATCATGTCACAATCTGGTCGTTAAAATGAATTTCTGTAGTAAGACTGTAGCGACCATTGTCGTAGATAAAATAAACGTTTCCCTAAGGGAATATTTGAAGAAGAAAACATATCTTAATGTTCCAGATCGTAATGAAGGGTGAATAATAAAAAAACAGATAGAACACTGATTTTTATGAACCGTCTTTCCACTTCCTTCTTTGTAGCAGCAAGCATGATCCAGTACCGCTGATTGAAAAGAAAAGAAGGCCTTCATCAGCCATAAAGTCATATAGATGTGCAGATTCATTCATCAACGAACTCCACCAAGGTGGTGGGACTACAAGACATAAGAAAACAAAATGTGGATATCTAGTTGGGCGGTACAAAAAATGGCTTAAATGTCAGCATTAGTAAAAGTAAAATCTACATCCTGCTGACTTCATTGCTTGGGCGCAGCTGAGAAAGAAAATACAGTCTTTACGCGTGTGGCAGAATTTGCAGCTGAGAGGATATCCATCATGGTCCATCGTCATTTTCTCGCCTCCGTTGCAAAGGCAGAAAAGTGGGAGAGGAGATAGATCAGAAGGGACAGCACCTCGATTTAGAATCGCCACTTCCGCGGCAGGTCCTGCCATGGAGGTGGACTGGAGGAATAGGTGTGTGATTTGTGGGGAAGTTGAGGCGGGAGGTTAGAGCGGGCGTGTTGAGGTGCTCAACATTGGAGCGACGTAGGATGTCTGATTGACATGATTTAACCGATCAGATTTAATGTATCCCAACAAGTTTGTGCTTTTATAAGTAGTGGAGATAACATAAAGTCCTCCTCCATGGTTCGAAAAAAATAGACAGGGGTCTCTAGGATCCTTGGCCCCTCAGATTGCATGGTATTAGATCACCTCCTATTGTCTGCCCTTGGATATATAGAGGGCTTGAACTTTTAGATTACATGGTATCTCCGTGTAAATCAAAAGGCAGCACTAAAGCTGCATATGCAAAAGCGATTTTATAGTTCAGTAGACCCATTGCACATTCGGTGCTATATTCTTTTTTGCATGGACTAACATGTTAATGTTGTTTCATAGGTTACGTTACATAGAGTACTGCATAATCACATCCTAGATTGTTTTGCAATCTCATCCTAGAGTACTGCATAATCACATCCTAGATTAAGCCTGATTGTTAGTTTCATAACTCCTTACATTTCTTCTACTAGGAAAATAATTGTATGAATCAGAAGCAGATCATCTCATGGATTCATGAATCAAGTTGTTTTATTCTTAATATGAATATTAACATAAATAATCCTATATATTATGCTTATGACATGTAGATTATTATTTCAGTCTGAACTGTAATATGTGCTTCAGTTCACCGATCATAAATTAGTGTTTTGCAACTTTTGTACAACTAGAAAACATTGGACCTGTAAATGCTTTATATTTTCTCTTCACACAGATTTCCCATATAGCTGGTTATGGCATCCACTCATTATTAATTGATCTACTGTTACATATTGTACTTTATTGTAGTTTCTCTTTCACCCCAAATGTGGCTTTTCAAGATGATTTCATAAATATTATAAACAGTTGGAGACAAATAATTAAAAGTGTCAATATGTGATGTCTGTATATCCTGATCTCAAAGTTATTTTATATTCCGTGTATAGTGTTCCAAAACAAGTGCTCTCAAACAAGCAGGGGCCACGAAGCAAAGACATCGTGGAGCTTGAAGAATGCATCACCCTCCTTTCACCTCCCCCCAAACAAAAGGTCTAGCAGAAGGCACAAAACAAGTAAAGACAAGTTGGACACTGAAATTTTTGAAATGTGCATGGAGTATGTCCTACATTTCTCTTTTTTTGTTACTCTCTACTTTACTTCGATTTGTTGTTCTTATTATTTTTTGCTACAACTCTATGTGTAGGGACGTTTGGACATGCATAGATCCGGAAAAGATGACCGATTATGCATATTTTGATTCATTGTGGTTTAATATCTACACAAATGAGAATGATAAATCGAATGTCCTCAGATGGATAAAAGCTAAGAAAATATTCACAAGACGTTATGTATTTGTCCCTATAGTTGGTTGGTAAGTTACTCTCACTGTTATCTTGCGGAACTGCTTATATGGTTGTCATGTATACCACATATTCACTTCCTTGAAACCTTCACTATATAGGGGTCACTGGAGCGTCCTTGTGTTGTGCAATTTTGGcgagacaaagtacttgggtactGAAAAGGGACCACGTATGCTGCTACTTGATTCTCTTAAAACCAAAAGGCCGACGAGACTGCGAACAGCCATCAACAGGTTTGGTCCCTTTATTTCTCCCTTTGTAAGTATCAAGGATTGTTATAAAAATGGTGATCTGTCTGATAACATGTTTATGTATTTTTCTATATCATAGTTATGCGTATACCAAATTTAAGTATTAAAAATAAGATATGTTTTCTTGCCTATATGGTAGCCCAACAAGGTGTAGAGGCTGGATTGAACGTTAGAAGCCCCCTGAGGCCTTTTTTGTTGAGAAACACCAAGTATAACCTAGACGCACACAACAACGCTCGTATATATGTTATGATTTATATGCAACCTTACAATTAGTCTAGAATATCCTAGATTTATTAAACTTTTATTGCTTGTATACCAGATTTGTTGTTGATATTTTAAAAAACGAAGAGCGGGAAGAGATAGAGCAGTTCATAAACGAAGTTGAGCTTGAGTTTCCTGAGGTTTGAAATTTTTATCCCTTTtcaaaatttctatctattttaaTAGTCTACATTGTTTCTTCTTATTTGAATTTCCGTTTTAATACTTACACAACTTTGCAGGTACCACAGCAAAGTGGGGATGACTGTGGTATATATGTTCTTTACTTTATCTACTGTTTTCTCGTAATCGAAGAAATGGGTGAAGATTTGAGCAAGCTGGTGCGTTACCCATTTCAAACATTAAGGAATTTTCATATTTGTGCCTTGCAAGTTAATTTAGTAAAGTTTTTCTTCATCTGGTTATTTCGTTTTAAGGATGCCTTGTTTGATCCGGAGGAGCTAAAGAACCTAGAAGACATCCGCAATGATATCCATGCGTACCGAGAGTATGTATACCCTGTTATTCCTTAGTTCATGTTTGTTAATAAAGCTGTAATCTTATTTCCTTTTTGTTACTTCTCTCTGCAGGAAAAGGGATGCCAAAATTGCAGAGTAGGTACGGCAAGAACACGTCAAGATTGGTGCTCATGAGAAAATCATTTCATCTTCTCTTATATATGTTCCTGCCTCTTGTGTTAACATTGTCGATTTTCTTCCTCTTACTTACCCAGGTAATATCGTAACCTATCCACCGACAAATCAGAGCTTCATCTTCACTGTGGCAGGTTTCGAGGACATTTAAAGAGTATCAATCCTGTGTTGGTAATACAGTTTATACATACAGTGAAGACGAAGATGCTACCTGGTCCAAGCAGATAGCTTCAGCAACAGCGAGCACCTAGTTTATGATATACGTACAGGATTTACAAGTGTTTCCATTCGTTCAAACATTGAAGACACTGCCATGTTGAGTGCATTTGGTAGATTCGGTTTGTAGTACATTCTGAATAACTTGGATCGATCGGTTATCGTCCTGTTTTTGGACAAAATATTAGTGGAAAAGGCATTTTGTAGACAATATAAATCTTTTGTTACTGTAGTTTTTTTAAAACTGTAGATGAGATAAATCTATGGGGAGACGTTTGATATGTCTTAATTGTTATTTTCATGTGTGCATGCATGAGCTAGGCGGACCCGGTGTCCGTAATCTCGAATTAGCAGTATGCCGCAATGAGTTTCAGTACAAGAGAAAACTCCTTATTTGGGGCAGCCGGGCAGCGCAGTGTCTCCTGCATGTGCAGTGTAGTTTTTTTTTAGAGGTAAGAGCATCTCAAACAGAGCCCCGTAAATCTCGTCGGAACTGAATTTTTCCGGTGAAttaacgggttcgggccgaaagtgGCGCAGAACGGAGCCTGAATCGGTGGGCCGGCCCGTATAAgaagttcgggggcccgagaaactggaCCGTCGACCCGTATATATACAggccgcggaggggagtagggtttcggAACCCTACTCCCTCCGCCGcgtccgccacctccgccgcgcgCACGGTTGGACTTCCGGTGAGCAATCGCGGAGCCACCGCTGCCGCTTCTCCActctctccaccaccaccgtgatCGCATGGCTGGGGCGAACAGCGACGGCAGGGGTTTCCGGCGGATTGGCGGGAGCAACTCTCCGTCGCGCCCCCCGTCTTCCAGTCCGACGCCGAGCGACGCAAATGGAACCGCTCGGAAGGCGCGAGGAAGCGCGGCGCTGGACCAACAGGGTCTGACGCCGCCGAGGAAACTCGCACGATACGCGAATAGCGGCGAGGGGTCGTCCTTGGCCGCGTCTAGCCGTGCACTCTGGCGGCTCGCCCTAGACAGcaacagcgacgaggaggaggaggaggaggaggaggaggaggaggaggaggaggaggaggaggagcaggagcaggaggaggaggtgccggtgCGCCTCCAGTTGCAGTCGGGGGACTACGTCCTCAAcgatgaggaggaggcgacggcggtgcAACAGGTGGCCGTCATCTCCGCCGCCGAGGCGCGTTTTTCCGCCGCGAGGAGGCGGAAGCCGTGCGTGAGTACGAGGCCGCGCAGAAGGAGGCGGCCGTCCGCCGCGTGAACAGGAGGTTGTCGACCTCGACTCCGAGTAGGCCGCCGAAGGCGTAGTCTTCCGCGGCGCGCACAGTAGGTCGCCGCCAACGAAATTAGTTTAGTTTTGGAGGTGGTTGCCGACGACCTCCTCAAATGCAATGTATCTATCTATCGTATCTATCGAATTAtgcttaaatatgtttgaatttcagTTCTACTGCTTGTTTGCGACGATCACTTTACCGGCAAATTTTGAATTCGGCGTTTTTCGGTTCCAAATACGGGTTCTGTTCTACGCCACGCTCAAAACCGCTTGCATTTTGTTTTCCGGGAGATTGAACCAACTTTTTTCGGTTCCGAAGAATAagagctctgctagagatgctctaaggccgtAACTCTGCATTAAATTAATAACGCCTTAACTTACACTAAAACAAGAAAAAGATAAAAAGAAACACATCTTGTTCATCAAAGCCTTTGTCCAGCTCTGTGATCTATCTGACTGGAGCAACAGAAGTAGACTCAGCGAAGAAGCACGCCAATGAGGATCTTGTGCCCTTGTCAACCTTAGGGAGGCCAGACGTGTCGCACTGCCATCGTCCACCTTCAAAGAAAGCACCACGCTTTCTCCCCCCGGATCGAGAGGTGGAGCAGCTCCCCTGAACACACAAGGCCAAAATAACACACACGTTGCCAAGAGGACTCTGGGCACTACCACCTCAGCGCCGCCACCCACAGACCTCACTGccgcccgcagcaccaaccaccaCACTTCACATGAACACATGAGGAATTAGATATATGGATCTCAATTTCGTAACCATGAAGATATTCACATGAGAGCTGACCGTCCACGCTCCCAGCCACCCTTTGTAGGCACTAAGCTTTTGCATAACTAAGGAGAAGGGTTGTCACTGGATGTCTTGATTTCACTCACTTCGACAAATGGAGAGGAGCCTTTGCCCTCTTCTTGCCAACGGTGAGACACTATCAAACAACACCCATGCACCAGTAAGAAGTGAGATTAGAGACATCTTGTTCGTGActcagggtgtgtttggtttcagAACCAAGTGGAATGGAACGGAACCATTTCGCATCTAGAGCCAATTCTTGTGTTCGGTGGTGAAATGGAACGAAATCAAGTGGTTTCTCGAAAGGGAATATACTCTTCATATGCGGAATGCACTCATTCTACCGAATCAGTGAAATATGGTGGAACGGTTGCTAACTAGCCGTTGTTAATTACGAAGCACTCCACTAATCCAGCGGGAAAATAGTTAGCCATGTTAATTATGATATTGAGATTAAAAAGATCATTTGCCATTTGCcactgttaattacgattttgagacAAAAAATTAAAGTCTAACCTCATTCCGTTCTGCTCTCAAATTccccccaaccgaacaaaaatatTGTTAATTATGATTTTGAGATTAAGACCATTACACGTtattaattacgattttgagatttAAAAACCCATTTTCcattgttaattacgattttgagacaaaaaattagtttaaccTCATTCCGTTCTGCTCTCCAATTCCTCCAACCGAACAAAAAAACAATACCATTCCGTTCCTCCTTTTTTCCCGAACCGAATGCAGGAATGGAATCATTCCATTCCTCTGGAACGGAACCATTCCATTTCATTTCACTtcgtttcagaaccgaacacacccacaCTCTCTTACCATTGAGATACTTGGACAAATGAGAAGTGGGTTTACAATTTCTCCTTGCAGTGTGTTATCATATGCTTTATGATTTCCTTGGGAAATTAAAGCCTCTTATTTGTATATATAACCCTGGACCATATTAAACCAACAAACAACATATCCATCGGAATGGTTGGTTTTTACGTTGGCTCGCGAAGATTATGacaaccctcctcctttacccgTGCTTAGGACCAGCTATTCCTAAAAGATGTAGGCGGAGTTAGTACaaaaattataaaacagaatAAATAGTACTCTAGAAAAAAAATTGACCTATGTAAAAGTAGAGGGGCTTGCTGTCACTACTCGGAAATGCCTCAGGGTGTTTTCTGCAATGTGCAGAATGAGGCTGCACGAATCTCAAAGCAGATTGGACGACAACCCCATATATGTAGAGTTTGATTTCCGCAAGGCCAAAGCTTAAGCTTAAAGCTTCCAAGAGTGGAGCAAAATCCTCTATCTAACCACTTCCCTTACGGACCAAGTAACTTTGGCACGCCTGTTGGAATTCGATGTCGGAGTACGATTCTGCGAGGTCCATGATGCTCTCCGTCGTGGCCGGCGATGGTGAATCTCTCAGAGAGGACGGGCCGGCCGACACCTATGCCTTTGATCTGGCTGTACTGCAGGATTGTGAACTCCGTTTCGGACACTCTGACCGTGATAATCTCATGGCAGCTACCCATCGGGGAAGGGGTTGCTTTGATCTAGTGTTCAGTTGTAGGTATATCTTCTTTATGAATGCGCCTAGCACTCAATTGACCAAGAATTATCTTAAGGCTCTGTTTTGGATGTTTGAATTGAGGGGCTTGGCATTGCATTCGGTTCAATATCAATATGCTgggatatttgcattgagatcaaTACCAATATTTCTGTTTGGATGTATAGATATTTGATACCTAGAATTGATACCATAGTTGAATGCTAAATCCCGTTTGAATGGTCAAAGTGATGTATTGCATTTTTGTGGGGACATGGGAGAGGGAGGGGGGACGACGGCAGACGATGACGAACGGTGGGTAGGGCTGGGGATCCCCG contains:
- the LOC124664990 gene encoding ubiquitin-like-specific protease 1D; protein product: MEVDWRNRCVICGEVEAGVFQNKCSQTSRGHEAKTSWSLKNASPSFHLPPNKRSSRRHKTSKDKLDTEIFEMCMEDVWTCIDPEKMTDYAYFDSLWFNIYTNENDKSNVLRWIKAKKIFTRRYVFVPIVGWGHWSVLVLCNFGETKYLGTEKGPRMLLLDSLKTKRPTRLRTAINRFVVDILKNEEREEIEQFINEVELEFPEVPQQSGDDCGIYVLYFIYCFLVIEEMGEDLSKLVLKFFFIWLFRFKDALFDPEELKNLEDIRNDIHAYREKRDAKIAE